The bacterium region CAAAGGCGGTTTACCATGATACAACCCCCGTTTTCCGTGTTGATCATCCGATTATTTTCATTATTCGAGACAACCAAACCGGGAGTATCCTTTTCATAGGAAGGCTAGTCGAACCAAGCTATGAGGATAAAAAATAAGAAGCGAAGTGTATCATGTATTGAATTTTTGAGCCTTCGCTGGCATTAAACTTAAGAACACAACGGTTGTGCACCCGAAAACAACCCGGAAATCACAAAAATAATTGGTTTAACTAAATTGCATTAAAAATATGGACCCAAGTAAAAATTATTATACAATTTTATCTCTAAAAAAAGATGCCTCCGAAGCCGATATAAAAAAGGCCTTCCATCGTCTTGCAAAAGAGTTCCATCCTGACCTTAACCCCGACAAACCTGAAGCCGAGGCGCGCTTTAAAGAGATTAATGAGGCATATGACGTTCTTTCCGATTCAAAAAAGCGAGCTGAATATGACCAAATTCAAAAATACGGCGCTGGCTTTAACGCCCCTCCAGGGGCCGGTGGAAGACACCCTCGGAGTAATGGGACTGTTTTTGATGGTAACCTAGAAGACCTTTTCGGGGGAGCAAGAGGTAATCTAGGTGATATTTTCTCCCAATTTTTCAATATGGGCGGAGGCAAAAAAAGGCGTAATTATGCCCAAAAAGGACAAGATTTCAAGGCAAGCGTCAAAGTGCCGTTCAAGACAGCAGTTAATGGCGGAAAAAGCAGGGTGCAGTTCGGGATTCCGGGAAAGGGACAAAAAACTATCGAGATAAACATTCCCACCGGGATTAGAAACGGCGGCAAAATACGCCTTCGCGGATTAGGTGCGCCTGGAATCAACGGGGGAGCTGCGGGAGACCTTATTGTCATTGTGCAAGTTGCTACTGACTCCTTTTTCCGAAGAGAAGGCAACGATATTTACGCAGACATCACAATCGGTTTAAAAATAGCAATCGAAGGCGCAAAAATACTCGTGCGTGTGCCTAGTGGAGAAAAAGTAAAACTCACTATTCCCCCCGGAACCCAACCCGGCACAAAATTTCGTATCCCAGAGAGAGGTATCGTTTCAAAAGCAAAAAAAGGGGATTTCTTTATCGTTGTTAATGTCAAAATCCCAGAAAAACTCGATAATAAATCAAAAGAACTTTTTGAAAAATTTGTAAAAAAGGCCGGTTTATGAAATCGAATAATATTATCAAATTATTATTCTTATTAATTATTGCTTTTAATATCACATCGGCGAAAGTGATGGAGCCTATCGATTCGATGCGCGATGCAATTAAATTTATCTGGCTTCAACCTTCAGAGCCTTTCATGATGGGCGAGACCATGTTTTTTGAAGTTTATGCCGAGAACATCGCCACGGATAGCGCGGTGGTTTATGATCTCGATCCCGCATCGGTGCGCATGGACAGTATCGAACCCTTCGTTATGGTTCGAGCTTATGAACAACACCCATACGACACCCTTGCCCCCGGAGATACTGTTCATTATCGCTATATTCTCTCCGATGGCCCAAATTGGCTCTATGACCCATACCGCGAAATTCGCTCTTATGCCTCTGAGGTAGGTCTTTCATGCATTCCCTCCGGTGAATACCATTTAGTTTACCGCAAGAGGTGGAGCGAATCGGATTCCATCAGTTTTATAATAGTCGAACCACCGGAAACCGAACGAGCACTTGTGGACAGCCTGGCAGAGATGTATGTAGCATATCAGGTCGGGCGCAAGGAAGATGCTGTCGCCTTAGGATTTAAACTCGCGGAGATGTCCACGGGGTCACCATATACTGCTCGCGGTCTTATTTTTGCACGCGGAGTAGCATGGGAAATTAACGATTGCAAGAATGCCCTCACCCTCGATTCTATGTTCTGGGATTATTTTGGGGAACCTTCGGTTAGATATAGATTCCTGCCTCACCCCGGTATTTTGCGAGCAACTGCTGGGATTCTGGGCAAATGTGCAGGGAAAACTGAGCAATTAAATTATATCGACCGCCTCGCGAACCGTTTTGGGGACGCAAAGTTGAAAAAGGAACTAGATTATTATAGAAACGCATTTCAGGGCAAGGTCGAATGCCCGACATGCCCAAAATAACTAATCTATTAACTCTTCGAAAAGCCTCTCCCAAAGACTGATTATTTCGTTGATAGCGTCTTCGATGGAAACCTCGGCTGTTGTTTTCGTTCTTCGGTTAAATATTTCTATCATGCCATTCTTCACGCCTTTACCGACAGTCACTCTAATCGGTGCACCGATAAGATCGGCATCTTTGAATTTAACTCCAGCTCGAAGGTCTCTGTCGTCGAGTAGGACATCGATTCCTTCGTCGATAAGCTCTTCATAGATCGCTGTCGCGACCGTCATGATCTTTTCATCGGAGATATTCACCGGTGTAATAATTACTTCAAACGGCGCTATTGTTATCGGCCAAGAAATTCCATCTTTATCAGCATAAAGCTCTATCGCCGCAGCGAGAATTCGTCCAATACCAATACCGTAACTTCCCATCTGAATTGGCTTTGCATTGCCTTCTTCGTCGAGGAATGTCGCTCCCATGGGTTTGGAGTATTTAGTGCCAAGTTTAAATATATGGCCTATTTCAATGGTTCTGATAAGCTTGAGAGCTTTACCGCAATTCTTGCAGAGATCGCCTTCGGCCACCATGCGTAAATCGGTTTTGCGGAATTGGTTGATATCGGCTAATTTATAACCAACAAGATGGTAATCGACCTCGTTGGCACCAGTTGCAAATGGCATATCATCATCGAGCGCTGAATCTACGAGAATATCTATTTTTGATTGAAAATTTATAGGCCCTAAAAAGCCGATAGGTAAACCGGCAATCTTGAGAACTTCTTCTGCTTCTGCCGGACGAATAACCTCTCCAGCTGCTATTTGGAGTTTTTCCTCAGAAAGCTCATGATCGCCGCGAAGACATGCCATTACTTGTCTCCCCGATTGCGTAATATAGATGAGTGACTTAACGAGCTGCCCTTTCGGCAATTCTAAAAATTCTGATACCTGTTCGATAGTTTTTTGATTTAGCGTATGAATTTTTGCTTTCTCCAAAGGCTTCCAATTCACTAC contains the following coding sequences:
- a CDS encoding DnaJ domain-containing protein, whose protein sequence is MDPSKNYYTILSLKKDASEADIKKAFHRLAKEFHPDLNPDKPEAEARFKEINEAYDVLSDSKKRAEYDQIQKYGAGFNAPPGAGGRHPRSNGTVFDGNLEDLFGGARGNLGDIFSQFFNMGGGKKRRNYAQKGQDFKASVKVPFKTAVNGGKSRVQFGIPGKGQKTIEINIPTGIRNGGKIRLRGLGAPGINGGAAGDLIVIVQVATDSFFRREGNDIYADITIGLKIAIEGAKILVRVPSGEKVKLTIPPGTQPGTKFRIPERGIVSKAKKGDFFIVVNVKIPEKLDNKSKELFEKFVKKAGL
- a CDS encoding proline--tRNA ligase yields the protein MLWSKAFIPTLKETPADAQVKSHILMLRAGLIRQLSAGIYTYLPLGWRSMTRVMDIIREEMDEIGGQEIFMPSTTPVELWAETGRDTDMGEIMYHFKDRRGTSFVLAPTHEEIITDLVRGEIRSYKELPQIWYQIQNKFRDEPRPRSGILRVREFLMKDSYTLCSDEAQLDEAYQLHNKAYRRIFKRCGIKYFVVGASSGLMGGTGSEEFMVPSDSGEDIIATCECGFAQNLEVAESVPSVVNWKPLEKAKIHTLNQKTIEQVSEFLELPKGQLVKSLIYITQSGRQVMACLRGDHELSEEKLQIAAGEVIRPAEAEEVLKIAGLPIGFLGPINFQSKIDILVDSALDDDMPFATGANEVDYHLVGYKLADINQFRKTDLRMVAEGDLCKNCGKALKLIRTIEIGHIFKLGTKYSKPMGATFLDEEGNAKPIQMGSYGIGIGRILAAAIELYADKDGISWPITIAPFEVIITPVNISDEKIMTVATAIYEELIDEGIDVLLDDRDLRAGVKFKDADLIGAPIRVTVGKGVKNGMIEIFNRRTKTTAEVSIEDAINEIISLWERLFEELID